A region of the Candidatus Cloacimonadota bacterium genome:
GAAACCTCTGCACTAGATTTCCTGCAGAATGTGCTCATTCCGCGTTGGCGGCCAAAAATCATCGTAGTAGGTCACGATAGCCATTTCGGCAAAAACCGGGAAGGCGATCGCAGCTTTCTGGAGCGATTTGCATCGCGTTTCAATTTCCGGGTGGAGTATGTAGAACCGCAGTTATTTGAGGGCAAACCGATCAGTAGCAGTATGATCCGAGACTTTCTGAGCCGGGGACAGATCGAAGAAGCCAACCATCTCTTGGGCAGGAGTTACCGTCTTTCAGGCAAAGTGGGGAAGGGTTTGGCCAGGGGCAGGGAGTTTGGTTTCCCCACCGCAAATCTGATCCTGAGCAATCCGCACCAGCTTATCCCCGCGGAAGGGATATATCTCAGCAAAGCACATTTGGAGCAAGCGTCTTTTTTTAGCTTGACCAATATCGGGAAGTCTCCTACAGTGAAACACACAGGAATCGTGGAGATAGAAACTTTTCTGATCGATTTTACCGGCGATATCTACGACGATAATATGCAGGTGGAATTGTTACATTATCTCAGGGAGGAAAGGATGTTTGCAAATACTGACGACTTGGTCGCAGCCATGAATCGCGATCTGGAACGTGCCATCGCTCTGGTAGCGGAGTTGCAAGCTTGAAACGCAGCCTTATCATCCTGGCATTGCTCTTCAGCTATCTGTATGGGATAGTATGCATATCTGCAGACGGAGAGCAGATCCCGCAGGACCGCGAGTATCACTATTATCTGCATAATAATGCACATGACTACAGCTTTTACGGTGCCAATAAATGGGCGGTGAGATTCGATTTTAGCCAGGCATATCCTCTTATGAGCAACGTGAACTTCACCGCTAGCGGAGCCAGACTGTGGTTTCCGAATCCTGGAGGACAAGTAACGGTAGAACTTTGTACGGACAATGTATCTCAACCTGGTAGCGTAGTATCCGTGCAAACGGTGGAAGTATCATCCCAGCAGATTGACATCGCCTTTCCCTCCACCAGCACACATGATATTGCCTGGCTGGTGGTTACATACGAGACAAACATGCAATCCCGCTATGTAGCGGCTAGTGCGGGAGGCGGTGATAATAGCTTTTACATGACAACCGTGGGCGATCAGTTTTACCTGTCTTCACTTAGCAATGCCGGTTTTAACTGTGAACTGCTGTTTGGTTTGTTAGGCGACTTCACTCACACAGAGGTGGATCTGGAATTATGTGATTTTTACCTTGAGGGAGATCTGTTGCCAGGTAGCAGAGTGTATCCCAGATTCACAGGTTACAATCACAGCAATCAGACACTGGATGAGGTGGGCTTGAGCATCACGATGAACCGGCCGGGAGAACCCCGGTTTGAC
Encoded here:
- a CDS encoding bifunctional riboflavin kinase/FAD synthetase; this encodes MCVISLGTFDGLHLGHRKLLDRVRELASTECLKSVIITYKDHPAFILNQRALPKLLCPSEVKEQELKRLGIDQVEMLDFSQDLAETSALDFLQNVLIPRWRPKIIVVGHDSHFGKNREGDRSFLERFASRFNFRVEYVEPQLFEGKPISSSMIRDFLSRGQIEEANHLLGRSYRLSGKVGKGLARGREFGFPTANLILSNPHQLIPAEGIYLSKAHLEQASFFSLTNIGKSPTVKHTGIVEIETFLIDFTGDIYDDNMQVELLHYLREERMFANTDDLVAAMNRDLERAIALVAELQA